A DNA window from Salvelinus namaycush isolate Seneca chromosome 30, SaNama_1.0, whole genome shotgun sequence contains the following coding sequences:
- the LOC120025085 gene encoding potassium voltage-gated channel subfamily A member 1-like, which translates to MEFAMIGADNGCKTRLPYGYARAREREHERERQVQQATAAAEGAASGEVGESSGHLLNNHQQHQSRTASSSNANNSSGSTASRPSSSQQPQQHHHESEQQVLRERKKQRGVGRWRRSRQTLGGDLRHSELALLGSEEDMIEEDEAEGGEEEDRGSKSSSFLCNMDDEDTVSLTDRRPQSGYANVYSEYGCCERVVINVSGLKFETLLKTLSQFPDTLLGDPDKRIRYFDPLRNEYFFDRNRPSFDAILYYYQSGGRLKRPQNVPFDIFSEEVKFYELGEEAILKFREDEGFVKEEEKPLPEDEFKRQVWLLFEYPESSQPARGIAVVSVLVIVISIVIFCMETLPEFRDEKEYLKPRDNSTEPHGQTPFNDPFFIVETVCIIWFSFEIIVRFFASPSKTDFFKNIMNTIDIISILPYFITLGTDLAQQQGKGDQAMSFAILRIIRLVRVFRIFKLSRHSKGLQILGHTLRASMRELALLIFFLVIGVILFSSAVYFAEADEPASQFTSIPDAFWWAVVTMTTVGYGDMKPITVGGKIVGSLCAIAGVLTIALPVPVIVSNFNYFYHRETDNEADPPPVVETPPPACPYFPNFLKKFKGSPSGSSLGDKAEYMEMEEGVTESLCGVDTSLSKGNGTDIGRKNSTSSKSQQTDV; encoded by the coding sequence ATGGAGTTTGCCATGATAGGTGCAGATAATGGGTGCAAAACTCGACTGCCTTACGGGTATGCTCGCGCACGGGAAAGGGAGCACGAAAGGGAGAGACAGGTACAGCAGGCAACAGCCGCTGCGGAAGGTGCAGCaagtggagaggtaggggagtCCTCTGGCCATCTCCTTAACAACCACCAGCAGCATCAGTCTCGCACCGCCTCCTCATCAAATGCCAACAACAGTAGCGGCAGTACCGCCTCGCGCCCCTCCTCCTCGCAACAGCCACAGCAGCACCACCATGAGTCCGAGCAGCAGGTTCTCAGAGAAAGGAAAAAACAGCGCGGCGTAGGACGTTGGAGAAGGAGTCGCCAGACTCTCGGTGGGGACTTGCGCCACTCGGAGTTGGCGCTACTTGGATCAGAGGAGGATATGATAGAGGAGGACGAGGCGGAAGGcggagaagaggaggacaggggAAGCAAGAGTTCCAGTTTTCTCTGTAATATGGATGATGAAGATACTGTCTCACTCACAGACAGACGTCCCCAATCAGGATACGCAAATGTTTACAGCGAGTATGGGTGCTGCGAAAGAGTTGTTATTAATGTGTCCGGACTAAAGTTTGAAACTCTACTTAAGACTCTCTCACAGTTTCCTGACACTCTTTTGGGAGACCCGGACAAACGAATCAGGTACTTCGACCCTCTAAGGAACGAATATTTTTTTGACAGGAACCGACCAAGCTTCGACGCAATTCTTTATTATTACCAGTCAGGGGGGCGATTGAAGAGACCCCAAAATGTACCGTTTGACATCTTCTCTGAGGAGGTGAAATTCTATGAACTCGGAGAGGAGGCAATACTGAAGTTTCGGGAGGATGAGGGTTTTGTCAAAGAGGAAGAGAAACCCTTACCAGAGGACGAGTTCAAACGCCAAGTTTGGCTTCTTTTTGAATACCCAGAGAGCTCACAACCTGCGAGGGGGATTGCAGTCGTGTCCGTTTTAGTCATCGTAATATCAATAGTCATTTTCTGTATGGAAACGTTGCCAGAGTTCAGGGACGAAAAAGAATACCTTAAACCACGAGACAATTCGACAGAACCTCATGGACAGACCCCTTTTAACGACCCTTTTTTCATTGTGGAGACGGTGTGCATTATTTGGTTTTCATTTGAGATTATAGTGCGCTTCTTTGCAAGTCCAAGTAAAACGGATTTCTTTAAAAACATTATGAATACTATAGACATTATATCGATTTTGCCTTATTTCATCACGCTCGGCACAGATCTTGCTCAACAGCAAGGCAAAGGGGACCAGGCAATGAGTTTTGCAATCTTGAGAATAATCCGCCTTGTCAGAGTCTTTCGCATATTTAAACTCTCCAGGCACTCCAAAGGACTGCAGATCCTCGGACATACCCTCCGCGCCAGTATGAGGGAACTAGCGCTTCTGATTTTCTTCCTCGTTATTGGTGTTATTTTGTTCTCAAGTGCAGTGTACTTCGCGGAGGCAGACGAACCCGCGTCTCAATTCACAAGTATTCCCGACGCTTTTTGGTGGGCTGTCGTCACTATGACCACGGTCGGATatggagacatgaaaccgatTACTGTCGGTGGCAAGATAGTGGGCTCGCTCTGTGCCATAGCGGGTGTGTTAACCATAGCTCTTCCAGTGCCCGTCATTGTATCCAACTTCAATTACTTCTACCACAGGGAGACTGATAATGAAGCAGACCCGCCACCGGTTGTCGAAACCCCACCACCTGCCTGCCCCTATTTCCCCAACTTTCTAAAAAAATTCAAAGGGTCCCCCTCGGGCTCTTCGCTGGGTGATAAAGCGGAGTACATGGAGATGGAAGAGGGGGTAACGGAGTCGCTGTGTGGGGTGGATACAAGCCTGAGTAAAGGAAACGGGACAGACATTGGCAGGAAAAACAGTACAAGTTCAAAGTCACAACAGACTGACGTGTga